Below is a genomic region from Dehalococcoidia bacterium.
GGATCACCCGCGAGAGATATTGCTCCCCGGCAGCGCGCCGCTTGGCGACGAGATCGGCGATCTCGCGGTACTTTTCGGGCTCGAGGTAAGAGAAGGCGAGGTCCTCGAGCTCCGACTTCACTTGGTAGATCCCGAGCCGACCCGCAAGAGGAGCGAAGATCTCCATCGTCTCTTGGGCGATCGCGCGCTGCCGTGCCGGCGGGAGCGCCCACAGCGTGCGCATGTTGTGCAGGCGGTCGGCGAGCTTAATCAGAACAACTCGGACATCCTCCGCCATCGCGATCAGCATCTTGCGGAGGTTCTCCGCTTGGGCAACCTCTTCGCCGGCTTTGGCGGAACCGCGGGTGTCGTGCGCGAACGAAGTGACCTTGGAAAGCTTCGTGACGCCATCGACGAGGCTCGCGACCTCCCGCCCGAACCGCTGTTCGATCTCCTCGATCGGGACGCCGCAGTCTTCGGGCACGTCGTGCAGAATGGCGGCGGCGATCGCGTTCTGATCAAGATGCAGTTCGGTCAGGATGAGCGCGGCAGCGACGGGATGCTCAAGGTAGGGCTCTCCCGATTTCCGTCGCTGGCCGTCGTGGGCGACAGCGGCAAACTGATAGGCCCGGTCGATGATCTCAATCGATCCTGGAGGCAGGTACTGAAGCGCTCGCGACCGAAGCAGCTCAAACGACATTGCTTCTTGCGCCATCGCGCTACGACGTCCGTTCAGCCGCTAGGACAGCCAAGCGGCAGAAAGTATCGCTTCTAAGTGTACGTTAGGATTTCGGCCGTTCGCTCGTCGAAGCAGCATTGCTGGCGGTCGAGGCGGCGGAGCGCTCGCCGGTGCCGGCCGCAGACGGTTCCTCCTCGCCGCTTGCGGCTTTGCGAAATTCTCGGATCCCTTTGCCGAAGCTGCCAAACACCTCGGGTAGCCGGCCGACGCCGAAGATGATCATGACGACCGCCAAGATGAGGACCAACTCCATCGGCCCAATGCGAAACGGCATGTTCCTTCCTCCTCGAGGGGAGCTTGTTGAAGAACCGTAGCACGCCTGCCGGCGCTATGCCACCATCAGCGTCCGCTGGCTTCTCTGAAGACGGTCGACGGCGCAGGGGCTTGCCGCAGTTCTCTCGCCTTCAGGGCATGAGCATACTGCGCAGCCGAAA
It encodes:
- a CDS encoding twin-arginine translocase TatA/TatE family subunit, coding for MPFRIGPMELVLILAVVMIIFGVGRLPEVFGSFGKGIREFRKAASGEEEPSAAGTGERSAASTASNAASTSERPKS